The Sphaeramia orbicularis chromosome 16, fSphaOr1.1, whole genome shotgun sequence genome window below encodes:
- the LOC115435860 gene encoding keratin-associated protein 10-8-like has product MVPPICVIPICLCVCSSVLQCPPVCSSVLQCPPVCSSVLQCPPVCSSVLQCPPVSSSVLQCPPVSSSVLQCTPVSSSVLQCPPVYSSVLQCPPVSSSVLQCAPVSSSVLQCPPVSSSVLQCAPVSSSVLQCPPVYSSVLQCPPVCSSVLQCPPVCSSVLQCPPVSSSVLQCPPVSSSVLQCPPVCSSVLQCAPVCSSVLQCTPVSSSVLQCPPVCSSVLQCAPVSSSVLQCPPVSSSVLQCAPVSSSVLQCPPVCSSVLQCAPVYSSVLQCAPVYSSVLQCAPVSSSVLQCPPVCSSVLQCTPVSSRVLQCPPVSSSVLQCPPVCSSVLQCAPVYSSVLQCAPVCSSVLQFALVCSSVLQCPPVYSSVLQCPPVYSSVLQCTPVYSSFQLLDY; this is encoded by the exons atGGTACCACCCATCTGTGTCATACCCATCTGTCTGTGTG TGTGCTCCAGTGTGCTCCAGTGTCCTCCAGTGTGCTCCAGTGTACTCCAGTGTCCTCCAGTGTGCTCCAGTGTGCTCCAGTGTCCTCCAGTGTGCTCCAGTGTACTCCAGTGTCCTCCAGTGTCCTCCAGTGTACTCCAGTGTCCTCCAGTGTCCTCCAGTGTGCTCCAGTGTACTCCAGTGTCCTCCAGTGTGCTCCAGTGTCCTCCAGTGTACTCCAGTGTCCTCCAGTGTCCTCCAGTGTCCTCCAGTGTGCTCCAGTGTGCTCCAGTGTCCTCCAGTGTGCTCCAGTGTCCTCCAGTGTCCTCCAGTGTCCTCCAGTGTGCTCCAGTGTCCTCCAGTGTACTCCAGTGTCCTCCAGTGTACTCCAGTGTCCTCCAGTGTCCTCCAGTGTGCTCCAGTGTGCTCCAGTGTCCTCCAGTGTGCTCCAGTGTACTCCAGTGTCCTCCAGTGTCCTCCAGTGTGCTCCAGTGTCCTCCAGTGTCCTCCAGTGTGCTCCAGTGTCCTCCAGTGTGCTCCAGTGTCCTCCAGTGTGCTCCAGTGTGCTCCAGTGTGCTCCAGTGTACTCCAGTGTCCTCCAGTGTGCTCCAGTGTCCTCCAGTGTGCTCTAGTGTGCTCCAGTGTGCTCCAGTGTCCTCCAGTGTACTCCAGTGTCCTCCAGTGTCCTCCAGTGTACTCCAGTGTGCTCCAGTGTCCTCCAGTGTACTCCAGTGTCCTCCAGTGTGCTCCAGTGTGCTCCAGTGTGCTCCAGTGTACTCCAGTGTCCTCCAGTGTGCTCCAGTGTACTCCAGTGTGCTCCAGTGTGCTCCAGTGTCCTCCAGTGTACTCCAGTGTCCTCCAGTGTGCTCCAGTGTCCTCCAGTGTACTCCAGTGTCCTCCCGTGTACTCCAGTGTCCTCCAGTGTCCTCCAGTGTGCTCCAGTGTCCTCCAGTGTGCTCCAGTGTGCTCCAGTGTGCTCCAGTGTACTCCAGTGTCCTCCAGTGTGCTCCAGTGTGCTCCAGTGTCCTCCAGTTTGCTCTAGTGTGCTCCAGTGTGCTCCAGTGTCCTCCAGTGTACTCCAGTGTCCTCCAGTGTCCTCCAGTGTACTCCAGTGTGCTCCAGTGTACTCCAGTGTACTCCAGTTTCCAGCTGTTGGACTATTGA